The following proteins are encoded in a genomic region of Papaver somniferum cultivar HN1 unplaced genomic scaffold, ASM357369v1 unplaced-scaffold_10, whole genome shotgun sequence:
- the LOC113327018 gene encoding probable fatty acyl-CoA reductase 5 isoform X2 — protein sequence MGKEVFRVLRKKHGVGFDSFISEKVTPFFGDVSLENLGIKDSDLEKKMHKEINIVANFAAATTFQERYDVALAVNTMGPKHVLNFTEKCENLEMILHASTAFVCIRETPGVKLETYLNQIFKESSKFLDVIEEEKKLVQQRLDELKVARVSKKQETAAMIELGLERAKLYGWPNTYVFMKALGEMTIGRQLERNFPVVIVRPTAVTSTYREPFPGWIEGFKSLDPVVISIGRGKLPCFIGDHDQSFIDIIPGDMVVNAIVVAMVNHLKTNINHNFSRGDKDIIYHIGSSTHTEPLLNLLEYAYDYFRQNPLMGGGMDEIVKPVFFPTMSSFQEHIHNNYVVPMKEQKVQFAKRWAEIYERYVLLKVTFDTSATDQLRMWMKAHCGPEEAVILDFDPKQINWKEYMMNSHIPGLMKYVVKSHAGYNSKL from the exons ATGGGCAAGGAAGTGTTTAGAGTATTAAGAAAAAAACATGGTGTTGGGTTCGATTCCTTTATATCCGAAAAAGTAACACCTTTTTTTGGGGATGTCAGTCTAGAAAATTTGGGAATAAAAGACTCTGACTTGGAAAAGAAGATGCATAAAGAAATCAATATTGTTGCAAATTTTGCTGCAGCTACAACTTTTCAAGAAAG ATACGATGTGGCGTTGGCTGTGAACACAATGGGACCTAAGCATGTTTTAAATTTCACAGAAAAGTGTGAAAACCTGGAGATGATTCTCCATGCATCTACAG CTTTTGTATGTATCAGAGAGACGCCCGGAGTTAAATTAGAGACATATCTCAATCAAATATTCAAGGAATCCTCAAAGTTTCTAGACGTaattgaagaagagaaaaaattgGTGCAACAAAGATTGGATGAACTCAAAGTCGCACGAGTGTCGAAGAAACAAGAGACTGCTGCAATGATAGAACTTGGACTTGAAAG AGCTAAACTATACGGATGGCCAAACACATATGTGTTTATGAAGGCACTGGGAGAAATGACAATTGGTCGACAGTTGGAAAGAAATTTTCCTGTTGTTATCGTAAGGCCTACAGCTGTAACTAGCACTTACAGAGAGCCATTCCCTGGGTGGATAGAAGGATTCAA ATCACTTGACCCCGTAGTAATTAGTATTGGAAGAGGAAAGTTACCTTGTTTTATTGGGGACCATGATCAGTCATTCATTGACATT ATACCAGGAGATATGGTGGTGAATGCTATAGTAGTGGCAATGGTGAATCACCTAAAGACTAATATTAATCACAATTTCTCTCGCGGTGACAAAGATATTATCTACCATATAGGTAGTTCTACACACACAGAGCCGCTCCTTAACCTGTTGGAATACGCTTATGATTATTTCCGCCAAAATCCATTGATGGGTGGAGGTATGGATGAAATTGTAAAGCCTGTTTTCTTCCCCACCATGTCTAGCTTCCAAGAGCACATCCATAACAACTATGTGGTTCCTATGAAG GAGCAAAAAGTTCAATTTGCAAAGCGGTGGGCTGAAATTTATGAACGATACGTGCTTCTGAAAGTTAC ttttgatactTCGGCCACCGATCAATTAAGGATGTGGATGAAAGCGCACTGTGGACCTGAAGAAGCAGTTATACTTGATTTCGATCCGAAACAAATAAATTGGAAAGAGTACATGATGAACAGTCATATTCCTGGTCTGATGAAATATGTTGTCAAATCACATGCAGGATATAATAGCAAGTTATAA
- the LOC113327018 gene encoding probable fatty acyl-CoA reductase 4 isoform X1, which translates to MHLFHLWRSYLGSATQRLHNDVMGKEVFRVLRKKHGVGFDSFISEKVTPFFGDVSLENLGIKDSDLEKKMHKEINIVANFAAATTFQERYDVALAVNTMGPKHVLNFTEKCENLEMILHASTAFVCIRETPGVKLETYLNQIFKESSKFLDVIEEEKKLVQQRLDELKVARVSKKQETAAMIELGLERAKLYGWPNTYVFMKALGEMTIGRQLERNFPVVIVRPTAVTSTYREPFPGWIEGFKSLDPVVISIGRGKLPCFIGDHDQSFIDIIPGDMVVNAIVVAMVNHLKTNINHNFSRGDKDIIYHIGSSTHTEPLLNLLEYAYDYFRQNPLMGGGMDEIVKPVFFPTMSSFQEHIHNNYVVPMKEQKVQFAKRWAEIYERYVLLKVTFDTSATDQLRMWMKAHCGPEEAVILDFDPKQINWKEYMMNSHIPGLMKYVVKSHAGYNSKL; encoded by the exons ATGCATCTGTTTCATTTGTGGAGAAGTTACTTAGGCTCCGCTACTCAGCGTCTGCATAATGAT gtGATGGGCAAGGAAGTGTTTAGAGTATTAAGAAAAAAACATGGTGTTGGGTTCGATTCCTTTATATCCGAAAAAGTAACACCTTTTTTTGGGGATGTCAGTCTAGAAAATTTGGGAATAAAAGACTCTGACTTGGAAAAGAAGATGCATAAAGAAATCAATATTGTTGCAAATTTTGCTGCAGCTACAACTTTTCAAGAAAG ATACGATGTGGCGTTGGCTGTGAACACAATGGGACCTAAGCATGTTTTAAATTTCACAGAAAAGTGTGAAAACCTGGAGATGATTCTCCATGCATCTACAG CTTTTGTATGTATCAGAGAGACGCCCGGAGTTAAATTAGAGACATATCTCAATCAAATATTCAAGGAATCCTCAAAGTTTCTAGACGTaattgaagaagagaaaaaattgGTGCAACAAAGATTGGATGAACTCAAAGTCGCACGAGTGTCGAAGAAACAAGAGACTGCTGCAATGATAGAACTTGGACTTGAAAG AGCTAAACTATACGGATGGCCAAACACATATGTGTTTATGAAGGCACTGGGAGAAATGACAATTGGTCGACAGTTGGAAAGAAATTTTCCTGTTGTTATCGTAAGGCCTACAGCTGTAACTAGCACTTACAGAGAGCCATTCCCTGGGTGGATAGAAGGATTCAA ATCACTTGACCCCGTAGTAATTAGTATTGGAAGAGGAAAGTTACCTTGTTTTATTGGGGACCATGATCAGTCATTCATTGACATT ATACCAGGAGATATGGTGGTGAATGCTATAGTAGTGGCAATGGTGAATCACCTAAAGACTAATATTAATCACAATTTCTCTCGCGGTGACAAAGATATTATCTACCATATAGGTAGTTCTACACACACAGAGCCGCTCCTTAACCTGTTGGAATACGCTTATGATTATTTCCGCCAAAATCCATTGATGGGTGGAGGTATGGATGAAATTGTAAAGCCTGTTTTCTTCCCCACCATGTCTAGCTTCCAAGAGCACATCCATAACAACTATGTGGTTCCTATGAAG GAGCAAAAAGTTCAATTTGCAAAGCGGTGGGCTGAAATTTATGAACGATACGTGCTTCTGAAAGTTAC ttttgatactTCGGCCACCGATCAATTAAGGATGTGGATGAAAGCGCACTGTGGACCTGAAGAAGCAGTTATACTTGATTTCGATCCGAAACAAATAAATTGGAAAGAGTACATGATGAACAGTCATATTCCTGGTCTGATGAAATATGTTGTCAAATCACATGCAGGATATAATAGCAAGTTATAA